The Zestosphaera sp. genome has a window encoding:
- a CDS encoding archease encodes MRGVSCGGYRFLEHTTDAYFEASGKTLEEAFENAGKALFEVMLNTSKVECRAQKLIVDSGIDAYNALYRWLEDLLIIFNVEKLAFTQFKIVFEKSVEDLKDLKKPLRFLGEVCGEKTDPEKHEIRNEVKAVTYSLMKITKENDCWYVSTVLDL; translated from the coding sequence ATGAGGGGGGTTTCCTGCGGTGGCTACAGGTTCCTAGAACACACTACGGACGCGTACTTCGAGGCTTCAGGAAAGACTCTTGAGGAAGCTTTTGAGAACGCTGGTAAAGCTCTCTTCGAGGTCATGCTAAACACTTCTAAAGTCGAGTGCAGGGCTCAGAAACTTATAGTTGATAGCGGCATAGACGCTTACAACGCGCTCTACAGATGGCTAGAAGACTTACTAATAATATTCAATGTCGAGAAGCTAGCTTTCACACAATTTAAGATTGTGTTTGAGAAAAGCGTGGAGGATTTGAAAGACCTAAAAAAGCCACTCAGGTTTCTCGGGGAAGTTTGTGGAGAAAAAACAGACCCGGAAAAACATGAGATCAGAAATGAAGTGAAGGCAGTTACATACTCACTCATGAAAATAACTAAAGAAAATGACTGCTGGTATGTTAGCACAGTGCTAGACTTATGA
- a CDS encoding 16S rRNA methyltransferase gives MSLVKIVIAEASLELVPREICNHAAVIKSAKLRNKKPTEILLDKSVHYHAMKDLPDSLKRGRPDITHITLLEILSSPLNIEGRLQVFVHTYGDYVIEVSPEIRIPRNYNRFVSLIEQLFKEGVVPPRAKKPLLRLFPSTITSLLKKLGASGLILLDEKGVLTSPKSICEEALKKDLPIVIGGFPHGEFSNEVVANAVATYSVYHKPLDAWVVASIIVHACEELLKIIL, from the coding sequence ATGAGTTTAGTTAAGATAGTGATTGCTGAAGCGTCTTTAGAGCTAGTTCCTCGAGAGATATGTAATCATGCAGCAGTAATTAAAAGCGCTAAACTCAGAAATAAGAAACCAACTGAAATCTTACTAGATAAGTCAGTTCATTACCACGCTATGAAAGACCTCCCCGATTCTCTAAAGAGGGGTAGACCCGACATAACACACATAACACTGCTTGAGATACTGTCTTCACCTCTTAACATAGAGGGGAGACTCCAAGTCTTCGTACACACGTACGGTGATTACGTCATTGAGGTTAGTCCCGAGATACGCATACCGAGAAACTATAACAGGTTTGTTAGCTTGATAGAGCAGTTATTTAAGGAGGGTGTAGTTCCCCCGAGAGCTAAAAAACCTCTTCTCAGGTTATTTCCATCAACTATAACGAGCTTACTCAAGAAGTTAGGAGCTTCAGGTCTAATACTACTAGACGAGAAAGGAGTTCTCACAAGCCCTAAGAGCATATGTGAGGAGGCTCTGAAGAAGGACTTGCCAATAGTTATTGGGGGGTTCCCGCACGGGGAATTCTCTAACGAGGTAGTAGCTAACGCCGTAGCTACATACTCCGTATATCATAAACCACTAGACGCTTGGGTAGTCGCCTCAATAATTGTTCACGCGTGTGAAGAACTACTCAAGATAATTCTCTGA
- a CDS encoding trypsin-like peptidase domain-containing protein, whose amino-acid sequence MELREFSSRISDLITVVSKSVVTIFTLVPSIDIFFRYREVRGAGSGFFVEPGLIVTNAHVVMNAREVVVLVPKHGKERAKVLVADPYRDLALLKVGVSDAEPLPLGDSDKLKVGDLVFAIGSPLGLPGPSVSMGVVSALGRTITGENIVLEDLVQTDAAINPGNSGGPLINVDGEAVGVATAIIPYAQGIGFAIPINTVRRFIQMIREYGTVVRAWLGVYVTPLTEEAVKLYELPVNEGVVIVNIVPGSPADKHGLAIGDIIFEANNKPVRKVSDLRAAIEESISYECVDLKIIRGHRTISKCVPPVVERLY is encoded by the coding sequence TTGGAATTAAGGGAATTTAGTTCTAGGATATCGGACTTAATCACTGTTGTTTCCAAGAGCGTTGTTACTATCTTTACTTTAGTGCCTAGTATAGACATATTCTTTAGGTATAGAGAAGTTAGAGGTGCTGGGTCAGGCTTTTTCGTAGAACCTGGCTTGATAGTCACTAACGCTCACGTAGTGATGAATGCTAGGGAAGTTGTAGTTCTGGTACCTAAACACGGTAAAGAGAGAGCTAAAGTACTCGTTGCTGATCCATATAGAGACTTAGCTCTACTCAAGGTTGGAGTAAGTGATGCTGAGCCCCTACCATTAGGAGACTCAGATAAACTTAAAGTAGGTGATTTAGTTTTCGCGATAGGCTCCCCCTTAGGCTTGCCCGGCCCCTCAGTATCAATGGGTGTCGTAAGCGCTTTAGGCAGGACCATAACCGGAGAAAACATAGTCTTGGAAGATTTGGTCCAGACGGACGCCGCCATAAATCCAGGTAATAGTGGGGGCCCACTAATAAACGTTGACGGCGAGGCTGTGGGAGTAGCTACGGCTATAATACCATACGCTCAAGGAATAGGCTTCGCAATACCTATAAACACTGTGAGGAGGTTTATTCAGATGATCAGAGAATACGGCACTGTTGTCAGGGCCTGGTTAGGTGTTTACGTAACGCCGTTAACAGAAGAAGCTGTTAAGCTCTACGAACTACCCGTTAATGAGGGTGTCGTAATCGTTAATATAGTTCCCGGCTCACCGGCAGACAAACACGGACTAGCGATAGGCGACATAATATTTGAGGCAAATAACAAGCCAGTAAGGAAAGTAAGTGATTTAAGAGCCGCAATAGAGGAGAGCATAAGTTACGAGTGTGTCGACCTGAAGATAATTAGGGGTCACAGAACAATAAGTAAGTGCGTGCCCCCAGTCGTAGAGAGACTTTATTAG
- a CDS encoding ribonuclease P — MRGRRLIKDLAIQRAMILYNTSVMMFKLGLIDVARKEIELGLRLLRKARARKPLLYRRYVCKNCLIPLIPGLNARVRIRNNRKQVIITLTCLQCGWVMRKPCIKKKQER; from the coding sequence GTGAGGGGACGCAGGCTAATCAAAGACTTAGCTATTCAGAGAGCTATGATACTCTACAACACATCAGTCATGATGTTTAAGCTAGGCCTAATAGATGTAGCTAGAAAAGAAATAGAACTAGGTCTTAGACTACTTCGTAAAGCTAGAGCGAGGAAACCCTTACTGTACAGAAGATACGTGTGCAAGAATTGCTTAATTCCTCTAATTCCGGGATTAAATGCTAGAGTAAGGATAAGAAATAACAGAAAGCAAGTTATAATAACTCTGACATGCTTACAATGTGGTTGGGTGATGAGAAAACCTTGCATAAAAAAGAAACAAGAAAGGTGA
- a CDS encoding YhbY family RNA-binding protein, whose translation MSEPAKVRIGKSGLSEGIMNEIRKFLEREGVVKVKILKTALKELEVNEVATEVSRKLNAEVIDVRGHTFTLKRRK comes from the coding sequence TTGAGTGAGCCGGCTAAAGTAAGAATAGGAAAAAGCGGGTTAAGTGAGGGAATCATGAACGAGATTCGCAAATTCCTGGAGAGAGAAGGTGTCGTTAAAGTTAAGATACTGAAGACAGCACTTAAAGAGCTTGAAGTTAATGAGGTAGCAACCGAGGTCTCGAGAAAACTCAACGCTGAAGTGATAGACGTAAGAGGCCACACATTCACACTAAAACGCAGAAAGTAA
- a CDS encoding class I SAM-dependent methyltransferase, translated as MEYEAIAESYRRRPWEIVSKAVSSNTRWFADLGSGPGQNSRYLAATNNLVRGILIDISINMIYRSLKETPESLQHRLYPVLADMRELPIRTGSIDSILLISALHHLVSRADRLRALRECYRVLRNKGLLLVVVWARWQKPLLLDVVRGLMSYVLRRKESFWDIVRCSRATCRTYHLYSISELQRELEVAGFEVIEKGVYVPEGSERLPNKNYYCLALKT; from the coding sequence ATGGAGTATGAAGCAATAGCTGAGAGTTACAGGAGGAGGCCGTGGGAGATAGTGAGTAAAGCCGTAAGTAGCAATACTAGATGGTTTGCTGACCTGGGTTCTGGTCCGGGACAGAATTCTAGGTACTTAGCTGCTACCAACAACTTAGTGAGGGGCATCCTAATAGACATTTCCATCAACATGATTTACAGGTCACTCAAAGAAACTCCTGAGTCTCTCCAGCACAGGCTATATCCAGTTTTAGCCGACATGAGAGAACTACCTATAAGGACAGGCTCTATAGATTCAATACTCTTAATATCTGCACTCCACCACTTAGTGTCACGCGCGGATCGCTTAAGAGCGTTACGTGAGTGCTACAGAGTCTTAAGAAATAAGGGTCTGTTATTAGTAGTCGTATGGGCTAGATGGCAGAAACCCCTACTTCTAGATGTCGTGAGAGGTCTAATGTCTTACGTTCTGCGAAGGAAAGAAAGCTTCTGGGACATAGTTAGGTGTTCTAGAGCTACTTGCAGAACGTATCATCTCTACAGCATTAGTGAGCTACAGAGAGAGTTGGAAGTTGCTGGGTTTGAAGTGATTGAGAAAGGTGTTTACGTGCCTGAAGGAAGTGAGAGACTACCTAATAAGAACTACTATTGTCTGGCGCTCAAGACTTAA
- a CDS encoding tRNA uridine(34) 5-carboxymethylaminomethyl modification radical SAM/GNAT enzyme Elp3, producing MKSLKCEEVRIKKVTRVLSGVATVAVMAKPYKCPHGKCIYCPGGLEYGTPQSYIGDEPALMRARRVDYDPYLQVQVRLRQYRDYIGWYPSKVEVIVMGGTFLAYPQDYQEIFITEIYRAMNDFPETRLPSGTTLEAEQERNERASVRCVGLTMETRPDWGLEKHADLMLRFGATKVELGVQSIYDDVLTLVRRGHNVSEVIRSTRVLKDSGFKVAYHIMPGLPGSDLSRDIEAIKTIFEDPNFRPDYLKIYPTLVIEGTELYEMWKRGEYKALSDEDAVKLISEMYRYIPKYVRVQRVQRDVPAQIIIDGPRKGNLRELVEEECVRRGIKIREIRWREAGRAVMKRGVTLRLDALRLHRMRYEASEGVEEFLSIESPEEDVVVGILRLRIPSQHAHRPEVAGGKKALIRELHVYGVPVAPGSGPLSNLELQHRGFGKKLLLEAERIAAEEYDAKEMLVLSGVGVRDYYRSLGYKRPWNSPYMHKSLKS from the coding sequence GTGAAGTCGTTGAAGTGTGAGGAAGTAAGAATAAAGAAAGTGACTAGAGTTCTCTCCGGAGTTGCTACTGTGGCTGTTATGGCTAAGCCTTATAAGTGTCCTCACGGCAAGTGTATTTATTGTCCTGGTGGCCTTGAATACGGTACTCCCCAGTCGTATATTGGGGATGAGCCAGCGCTAATGAGAGCTAGGAGAGTTGATTACGATCCCTACCTTCAAGTCCAGGTTAGGTTGAGGCAGTATAGAGATTACATAGGCTGGTATCCTTCCAAGGTTGAAGTGATTGTTATGGGGGGTACTTTCCTTGCTTACCCTCAAGATTATCAAGAAATTTTCATTACCGAAATCTACAGGGCTATGAATGACTTCCCAGAGACCCGGTTACCGTCAGGAACTACTCTTGAGGCGGAGCAAGAGAGAAATGAGAGAGCTTCAGTGAGGTGTGTGGGCCTAACTATGGAGACCCGGCCAGACTGGGGACTAGAAAAACACGCGGACTTGATGCTCAGGTTCGGAGCTACTAAGGTAGAGCTGGGCGTTCAGAGCATATATGATGACGTATTAACGCTGGTTAGGAGAGGTCACAACGTATCCGAAGTCATCAGGTCTACTAGAGTCTTAAAAGACTCTGGATTTAAGGTAGCCTACCATATAATGCCTGGTCTCCCAGGTAGTGACTTAAGCAGAGACATAGAAGCTATTAAGACGATATTCGAAGACCCGAACTTTAGACCAGACTACCTCAAGATATACCCAACCCTAGTTATTGAGGGGACAGAACTATATGAGATGTGGAAGAGGGGAGAGTATAAGGCGCTGAGCGACGAGGATGCAGTAAAGTTAATCTCAGAAATGTATAGGTATATTCCTAAGTACGTTAGGGTCCAGAGAGTTCAGAGAGACGTCCCAGCACAGATAATAATTGATGGTCCCCGGAAAGGAAACCTGAGAGAGCTAGTTGAGGAAGAGTGTGTTAGGAGGGGGATTAAGATAAGAGAGATTAGATGGAGAGAAGCTGGCAGAGCAGTAATGAAGAGAGGAGTTACTCTTAGGCTTGACGCTCTACGACTTCACAGAATGAGGTATGAAGCTAGTGAGGGTGTAGAAGAATTCCTCTCTATAGAGAGTCCTGAAGAAGATGTAGTAGTGGGGATACTTAGACTGAGAATACCTTCACAGCATGCTCACAGACCTGAAGTGGCTGGCGGAAAGAAAGCTTTGATTCGTGAATTACACGTGTATGGTGTGCCTGTCGCTCCAGGAAGTGGGCCTCTCAGCAACTTAGAATTACAGCACAGAGGCTTCGGTAAGAAGCTCCTTCTCGAGGCTGAGAGGATAGCTGCGGAAGAGTACGACGCTAAAGAGATGTTGGTTTTGTCCGGCGTCGGCGTGCGTGACTATTACAGATCCCTAGGTTATAAGAGGCCCTGGAACTCCCCCTACATGCATAAGAGTCTTAAGTCTTGA
- a CDS encoding undecaprenyl-diphosphate phosphatase, producing MWLYIVIGFLQGVFEWLPVSSKTVLMLFASFVGGVSLLESYFLAIALQGGTVVAAVVFFRRVLLQVFRYSNLLEFLIVSTFVTGLLGIPIYFTIYMFLPGLDLSITTLLVGLLLLLQYFMRRRRGEDVKTVNNVSLTDSVLFGVAQSLAVLPGVSRSGATIIALIFMKYRLEDAMKLSFLASIPANLGGALLALYASKTIIAEAGSGLLVAFLTSAVVGLLTIKYLLRVSLKHSQELILFMSLATLVVGFLKISLRV from the coding sequence GTGTGGCTTTATATAGTGATTGGTTTTTTGCAGGGGGTTTTTGAGTGGTTACCAGTCTCAAGCAAGACTGTCTTAATGCTATTTGCTAGTTTCGTTGGTGGTGTCTCCCTACTAGAGTCTTATTTTCTGGCTATAGCTCTTCAGGGAGGTACTGTCGTTGCTGCAGTAGTGTTTTTTAGGAGGGTTCTTCTTCAAGTGTTTCGTTATAGCAACTTGCTTGAGTTCCTCATCGTGTCAACTTTTGTGACTGGCCTCTTAGGCATTCCAATTTACTTCACTATCTACATGTTTTTGCCAGGTCTTGACCTCTCAATCACTACATTGTTGGTTGGCTTGCTTCTGTTGCTTCAGTATTTTATGAGGAGAAGACGGGGAGAAGATGTTAAGACCGTTAATAACGTCAGTTTAACGGATTCGGTCTTGTTTGGTGTAGCACAGTCTCTCGCTGTGTTGCCTGGAGTGAGTAGGTCGGGTGCTACAATCATAGCGTTAATTTTCATGAAATACAGGTTAGAAGACGCTATGAAGTTGAGTTTCTTAGCATCTATTCCGGCTAACCTCGGGGGAGCCCTACTAGCACTTTATGCTTCTAAAACTATAATAGCAGAAGCTGGGAGTGGCTTATTAGTAGCTTTCCTAACCTCTGCGGTAGTAGGGCTCCTGACAATCAAGTATTTGTTGAGAGTCTCTTTAAAACATTCACAGGAACTAATCTTATTCATGTCTTTAGCCACGTTAGTTGTTGGCTTCCTAAAGATCTCTTTACGTGTTTAG
- a CDS encoding HEPN domain-containing protein: protein MSSEEAEILRIRAEEFLLNAERLCDEGFYDLCVFNLEQFCQLMLKYKLLIKTGAYPRTHSLVRLLKDLSMIHQEVSDLLTKEEQLIMLTKLEDAYISARYFPRRYEPIEAKALLRFVKEVFKPVVERV, encoded by the coding sequence GTGTCTAGTGAGGAAGCTGAGATTCTGCGAATAAGGGCAGAAGAGTTTCTACTTAATGCTGAAAGACTATGTGATGAAGGCTTCTACGATTTATGCGTGTTTAATTTAGAGCAGTTTTGTCAGCTCATGCTGAAATACAAGTTACTAATTAAAACAGGTGCCTACCCTAGAACGCATTCTCTAGTCAGACTCCTAAAAGACCTGTCTATGATCCACCAAGAAGTTAGCGACCTTCTCACTAAGGAGGAACAACTAATAATGCTGACGAAGCTAGAGGACGCATACATAAGCGCAAGATATTTTCCTCGCAGATACGAACCCATAGAGGCAAAAGCCTTATTAAGATTCGTAAAGGAGGTGTTTAAACCCGTTGTCGAACGCGTTTAA
- a CDS encoding nucleotidyltransferase domain-containing protein, translated as MSNAFNIYVEKAKKFLRVAENPHTVAKEIKELAKNYWPEAKVYIFGSIVRGKYTAGSDIDILIVVESCDMEEKYRFKAKIAMTTDLPIQLHIVTKKEFEKWYLRFIPLTELIEI; from the coding sequence TTGTCGAACGCGTTTAATATATACGTAGAGAAAGCTAAGAAGTTCTTAAGAGTTGCTGAAAACCCTCACACGGTAGCTAAAGAAATAAAAGAGCTTGCTAAGAACTACTGGCCAGAAGCTAAAGTATACATATTTGGCTCGATTGTCAGAGGAAAATACACGGCGGGAAGCGACATAGACATATTAATAGTAGTTGAGAGCTGTGATATGGAAGAAAAGTACAGGTTTAAAGCTAAGATTGCCATGACCACAGACTTACCAATACAGCTACACATAGTAACTAAAAAAGAATTCGAGAAGTGGTACCTAAGATTTATTCCTCTAACCGAACTAATAGAAATCTAA
- the rpsJ gene encoding 30S ribosomal protein S10, with the protein MTSKVRIRLWSTNIEHLNEVTTNLVDIAKKAGVRIKGPVPLPTKRLVVPLLRLPHGEGTKVYEKWEMRIHKRLVDIDADERVMRQIMRIRIPDDVYIEVELLR; encoded by the coding sequence ATGACTTCAAAAGTGAGAATAAGGCTTTGGAGCACTAACATAGAACACTTAAACGAAGTAACTACTAACTTAGTAGACATAGCTAAGAAAGCGGGAGTGAGGATTAAAGGACCCGTACCACTACCAACTAAGCGCTTAGTAGTACCCCTCCTACGACTACCACACGGAGAAGGAACGAAAGTCTATGAAAAGTGGGAGATGAGAATACATAAGAGATTAGTAGACATAGACGCAGACGAGAGAGTAATGCGTCAAATAATGAGGATAAGAATACCTGACGACGTATACATCGAAGTAGAACTACTCAGATAA
- the tuf gene encoding translation elongation factor EF-1 subunit alpha, which produces MSRPKKEHMNLVVIGHVDHGKSTLVGHTLLKLGALDPKMVKEVEEAAKKSGKESEKYAWFLDKLKEERERGLTIALSFMKFETPKYYWTIIDAPGHRDFVKNMITGASQADASLLVVSAKTGEFEAGMSREGQTMEHIVLARTMGIDQVVVAITKMDITEPPYSKDRYLKMVDSLKKFMKGLGYRVETIPFVPVSGWLGENLVDRSPNMPWYNGPTLVEALDSLQPPPKPVDKPLRIPVQEVYSITGVGTVPVGRVETGRLKVGDTVVFMPAGVSGEVRSIEMHHEKMEEALPGDNIGFNVKGISKTDIKRGDVAGHPQNPPTVVKEFTARVYVVFHPTAIHVGYTPVVHAHTASVAARITEIIGKLDPKTGQIAEKNPQFIKVGESAIMKFQPIKPMVVEKYSEIPQLGRFAMRDMGKTVGIGVIMDVVPAEVKK; this is translated from the coding sequence ATGAGTAGACCGAAAAAAGAACATATGAACTTGGTAGTAATAGGTCACGTAGACCACGGTAAGAGCACTCTAGTAGGGCACACTCTACTCAAGCTGGGAGCTCTCGACCCTAAGATGGTTAAGGAAGTTGAAGAGGCTGCTAAGAAGTCTGGTAAGGAGTCGGAGAAGTATGCGTGGTTCCTTGATAAACTGAAAGAAGAGAGGGAGAGAGGCCTTACAATAGCTCTTAGTTTCATGAAGTTCGAGACTCCTAAGTATTACTGGACGATCATTGATGCTCCAGGACATAGAGACTTCGTTAAGAACATGATTACGGGTGCTAGCCAGGCTGACGCATCACTCCTAGTAGTGTCTGCTAAGACAGGAGAGTTTGAGGCTGGGATGAGCAGAGAAGGGCAGACTATGGAGCATATAGTGTTAGCTAGGACCATGGGCATTGACCAGGTAGTAGTAGCGATAACCAAGATGGACATAACGGAGCCTCCATACAGCAAAGACAGGTATCTCAAAATGGTTGACAGCTTGAAGAAGTTTATGAAGGGATTAGGTTACAGAGTAGAGACAATACCGTTCGTCCCGGTATCAGGGTGGTTAGGTGAGAACCTAGTAGACAGGTCGCCTAACATGCCATGGTATAACGGGCCTACTCTAGTTGAGGCTCTCGACTCTCTACAGCCACCGCCTAAGCCTGTTGACAAGCCGCTTAGGATACCTGTCCAGGAAGTCTACTCAATAACAGGTGTTGGAACAGTTCCCGTCGGTAGGGTTGAGACTGGGAGGCTAAAGGTTGGTGACACAGTAGTTTTCATGCCTGCAGGCGTCTCAGGAGAGGTCAGGTCTATAGAGATGCATCACGAGAAGATGGAGGAGGCATTACCCGGCGACAACATAGGATTTAACGTTAAGGGTATATCAAAGACAGACATAAAGAGGGGTGACGTAGCAGGCCATCCGCAGAATCCGCCAACAGTAGTTAAAGAGTTTACTGCTAGAGTCTACGTAGTTTTCCATCCGACAGCAATCCACGTAGGGTACACGCCAGTAGTTCACGCTCACACAGCATCAGTAGCTGCTAGAATAACGGAGATCATCGGTAAGCTAGACCCCAAGACAGGCCAGATAGCTGAGAAGAACCCGCAGTTCATTAAGGTCGGTGAGTCAGCGATAATGAAGTTCCAGCCGATAAAGCCTATGGTAGTAGAGAAGTATAGCGAGATACCGCAGCTAGGAAGATTCGCTATGAGAGATATGGGCAAGACTGTTGGAATCGGAGTAATAATGGATGTAGTTCCAGCTGAAGTAAAGAAGTAA
- a CDS encoding 30S ribosomal protein S7 has translation MGLEEVSIRSVEVKLFGKWGYENIVVRDPSLKKYISLRPVYVPHTSGRHEHQRFGKANVPIVERLINQLMKHGRNTGKKHLAYNIVKRAFELIELKTKENPLQVLVRAIENAGPREETTRIMYGGIVYHVAVDVSPLRRVDLALRFMTDGARESAFRSTKSIAECLAEEIIAAANNDPKSHAISKKEEIERIALSSR, from the coding sequence ATGGGACTTGAGGAAGTGAGTATAAGGTCTGTTGAGGTAAAGCTGTTTGGTAAGTGGGGTTACGAAAATATCGTTGTTAGAGATCCTAGCTTGAAGAAGTATATATCTTTAAGGCCTGTTTATGTTCCTCACACTAGCGGTAGACACGAGCACCAGAGGTTTGGTAAGGCTAATGTGCCTATCGTTGAGAGGTTGATTAATCAGCTGATGAAGCACGGAAGGAATACTGGCAAGAAGCACTTGGCTTACAACATAGTTAAGAGAGCTTTCGAGCTCATAGAACTCAAGACTAAAGAGAACCCCTTACAAGTTCTTGTGAGAGCTATAGAGAACGCAGGACCTCGTGAAGAGACTACTAGAATCATGTATGGTGGTATAGTCTATCATGTTGCAGTAGACGTCTCTCCTTTGAGGAGAGTAGATTTAGCACTTAGGTTTATGACTGACGGGGCTAGAGAGTCTGCTTTCAGGTCTACTAAGTCTATTGCTGAGTGTCTCGCTGAAGAGATTATAGCTGCGGCAAATAACGACCCTAAGAGTCACGCAATATCTAAGAAGGAAGAAATAGAGAGAATAGCCTTGAGTTCCAGGTAA
- a CDS encoding DUF151 domain-containing protein: MTEDNESELLRIVGVESVLMSDVEEFIEIAALHCYLENDEIFTLYNVPLEIAKAIEKLNNPVDEGSLSPLNDDRESVYDVLLLLAPKLRELKNSIKRVVIDSYDARRGVYNASIHIKINGISLRKRMIPSHAIFISLLFNKPIYVTREVLEISKMLSPLSDEDFREEE, translated from the coding sequence GTGACAGAAGATAATGAGAGCGAGCTGCTGAGAATTGTGGGGGTAGAGTCTGTGCTAATGAGCGACGTAGAAGAATTTATCGAGATAGCCGCCCTACACTGCTACTTAGAAAACGACGAGATATTCACACTCTACAACGTGCCTCTCGAGATAGCTAAAGCTATAGAAAAGTTAAATAATCCGGTAGATGAGGGGTCGCTAAGTCCGCTAAATGATGATAGGGAGTCTGTGTATGACGTCCTACTATTATTAGCTCCTAAGTTGAGGGAGTTGAAGAACTCTATTAAGAGGGTAGTCATAGACTCGTACGACGCTCGAAGAGGAGTCTATAACGCGTCAATCCACATAAAAATAAATGGCATCTCATTAAGGAAGAGAATGATACCGAGTCACGCGATATTCATTTCTCTACTATTCAATAAACCTATTTACGTTACTAGAGAAGTACTAGAAATATCTAAGATGCTAAGCCCGTTAAGCGATGAAGACTTTCGTGAAGAGGAGTAA
- a CDS encoding 30S ribosomal protein S12, giving the protein MPGSKAPKGLYSARKLRLKRLKFRWSQREFRIRMLELKKKHDPLEGAPMARGIVLEKVGIESRQPNSALRKCVRVQLVKNGKVVTAFVPQDGGITFIDEHDEVIIAGIGGTLGRSMGDLPGVRYKVVMVNGVSLDALLKGKKQKPLR; this is encoded by the coding sequence GTGCCGGGCAGTAAAGCACCAAAAGGTCTTTACTCTGCTAGGAAGTTACGATTAAAGAGACTTAAGTTTCGCTGGAGTCAGAGAGAGTTTAGGATACGTATGCTCGAGTTAAAGAAGAAACACGACCCTCTAGAAGGAGCTCCTATGGCTAGGGGAATAGTTTTAGAGAAGGTTGGTATAGAGTCTCGTCAGCCTAACTCGGCTCTGAGGAAGTGTGTTAGGGTCCAGCTAGTTAAGAATGGTAAAGTAGTTACGGCATTCGTGCCTCAAGACGGTGGAATCACTTTTATTGATGAGCATGACGAGGTAATAATTGCAGGTATAGGCGGTACTCTAGGTAGGTCTATGGGTGACTTGCCAGGAGTTAGGTATAAGGTAGTAATGGTTAATGGAGTCTCGTTAGACGCGCTACTTAAGGGGAAGAAACAGAAGCCTCTCAGATAA
- a CDS encoding NusA-like transcription termination signal-binding factor translates to MKLTGDELKYIALLGDITGVTAKDCIVDEETNTIIFIVPPGTAGVVVGFKGRNVKQLAKILGRRVEIVEWAETLEDFVKNLFLPARVVGVRLNKLKDGKKVLLIRVSPEDKGIAIGKNGKNVNKAKKILKRYYDIDSITVS, encoded by the coding sequence GTGAAGTTAACAGGTGATGAATTAAAGTATATAGCTCTTTTAGGGGACATTACGGGAGTTACGGCTAAGGATTGCATAGTTGATGAGGAGACTAACACTATAATATTCATAGTGCCTCCAGGAACTGCAGGTGTGGTAGTCGGGTTTAAAGGGAGAAACGTAAAACAATTAGCTAAGATACTTGGGAGGCGTGTAGAGATCGTAGAGTGGGCTGAAACTCTTGAAGACTTCGTCAAGAATTTGTTCCTGCCTGCTAGAGTGGTAGGAGTTAGACTCAATAAACTCAAAGACGGTAAGAAAGTGTTGTTAATTAGGGTTTCGCCCGAGGATAAAGGCATAGCTATTGGGAAGAACGGCAAGAACGTCAATAAAGCAAAAAAGATTCTCAAGCGGTACTACGATATCGACTCAATCACAGTATCTTAA
- a CDS encoding 50S ribosomal protein L30e, which yields MSQEASLENPIKLLYKTGKVVLGSRRAVKLVKSGKAVGIVLASNIPKHVVEDFTYYARLGNVKIIRYPGSSYELGALLGKPFPVSVIAIIDPGESNILEVGEQ from the coding sequence ATGTCTCAAGAAGCGTCTTTAGAAAACCCTATAAAGTTACTTTACAAAACTGGGAAAGTTGTTTTAGGTTCTAGGAGGGCAGTTAAGTTAGTTAAGTCTGGTAAAGCAGTAGGTATAGTCTTAGCTAGTAATATTCCTAAACACGTAGTTGAAGACTTCACGTACTATGCTAGGTTGGGTAACGTTAAAATAATTCGTTATCCTGGCAGTAGTTACGAGCTCGGGGCCCTGCTAGGCAAGCCCTTCCCAGTCTCGGTGATAGCTATTATAGACCCTGGTGAATCAAATATTTTAGAGGTGGGTGAACAGTAG